A window of the Desulfotignum phosphitoxidans DSM 13687 genome harbors these coding sequences:
- a CDS encoding sensor histidine kinase, producing MDKKGLEEDIRARRVKRNILTYMIVIPLIPLFLAVGISFYYFTTALENSSTHSLKRIVGDHRDMIESFLLERKSDLELVANLFDFESISRNQVIDDMFEILKIKSGAFIDLGLFDSRGLHVRYSGQYQLTGKLYKDEFWFREVMEKGRYISDVFLGYRNVPHFIIAVKKGAGEDAWILRATIDTLFFDRMVSGVRIGRSGEAYILNNNGIAQTGRRSGGVNVMEEAPEFSAFPSSDSPIHTFLKSDPQGIKYLYATTWLKDLDWLLVVRQEKKDAFRFFYYALYASLVIVALGIAIIVGMSFFMTEKLFKRMEQLGRDKKDLGNQLIRATQLAEVGEMAAGFAHEINNPLQIIKSEHALMASIFEDLSENKKIDPKDEEILELEDSLSQIALQVSRCSDITRAILKFGRKNETRVQLLYPGEQIPEILKMIEQRASVEGIAVFQNIPEDLSGFMGDASQFQQVMLNLFNNAIDAIKEQHPDAGGRLDVQAFLKDEKWIEIRVTDNGAGIHPEHIEKVFSPFFTTKPVGKGTGLGLSVCYGIIESFAGTMDVTSRVNDGTTFIITLPKADTENQIQ from the coding sequence ATGGATAAAAAAGGCCTTGAAGAAGATATCCGGGCCAGACGCGTCAAGCGCAATATTCTGACCTATATGATTGTCATTCCCCTGATCCCGCTTTTTCTGGCCGTGGGCATCAGCTTCTACTATTTTACCACGGCACTGGAAAACAGTTCCACCCACAGCCTGAAACGCATTGTGGGGGATCATCGGGACATGATTGAATCGTTTCTTCTGGAACGGAAATCAGACCTTGAACTGGTAGCTAATCTGTTTGATTTTGAATCCATCAGCCGCAACCAGGTCATCGACGACATGTTTGAGATCCTGAAAATAAAATCCGGTGCGTTCATTGATCTGGGACTGTTCGATTCCCGGGGGCTTCATGTCAGATACTCGGGCCAGTACCAGTTGACCGGAAAATTATACAAAGATGAGTTCTGGTTCCGGGAGGTCATGGAAAAAGGGCGGTACATCAGTGATGTGTTTCTGGGATATCGGAATGTGCCCCATTTCATCATTGCCGTGAAAAAAGGGGCGGGGGAAGATGCCTGGATTCTCCGGGCCACCATCGACACCCTGTTTTTCGACCGGATGGTTTCCGGTGTGCGGATCGGCAGATCCGGGGAAGCCTATATCCTGAATAACAACGGCATCGCCCAGACCGGACGGCGGTCCGGCGGTGTCAATGTCATGGAAGAAGCGCCGGAGTTTTCAGCGTTTCCATCGTCAGACAGTCCTATTCATACCTTTCTCAAATCAGATCCCCAGGGAATCAAATATCTGTATGCCACCACCTGGCTCAAGGATCTGGACTGGCTTCTGGTGGTGCGGCAGGAAAAAAAGGATGCGTTCCGGTTCTTTTATTATGCCCTGTATGCCAGCCTGGTGATCGTGGCGCTGGGCATTGCCATTATCGTCGGGATGTCCTTTTTTATGACGGAAAAGCTTTTCAAGCGCATGGAGCAGCTGGGCCGGGATAAAAAAGACCTGGGCAATCAGTTGATCCGGGCCACCCAGCTGGCGGAGGTGGGGGAAATGGCGGCCGGATTTGCCCATGAAATCAATAATCCGCTTCAGATCATCAAAAGTGAACATGCCCTGATGGCCTCCATTTTCGAGGACCTGTCCGAAAACAAAAAAATAGACCCCAAAGATGAGGAGATCCTGGAATTGGAGGATTCGTTGTCCCAGATCGCGCTGCAGGTATCCAGGTGCTCGGATATCACCCGGGCCATTCTCAAATTCGGGCGCAAGAATGAAACAAGGGTCCAGCTGCTGTATCCGGGTGAACAGATTCCGGAAATTCTCAAGATGATCGAACAGCGGGCCAGTGTGGAAGGCATTGCCGTGTTTCAAAACATTCCGGAAGATCTGTCCGGATTCATGGGAGATGCCTCCCAGTTTCAGCAGGTGATGCTCAATCTGTTCAACAATGCCATTGACGCGATCAAGGAACAGCATCCGGATGCCGGGGGCCGACTGGATGTTCAGGCATTTTTAAAGGATGAAAAATGGATCGAAATCCGGGTGACGGATAACGGCGCCGGAATACATCCGGAACATATCGAAAAAGTATTTTCTCCGTTTTTTACCACAAAGCCGGTGGGAAAAGGCACGGGTCTGGGATTGTCCGTGTGTTACGGCATTATCGAGAGTTTTGCCGGCACCATGGATGTGACCAGCCGGGTGAATGACGGCACCACCTTTATCATCACCCTGCCGAAGGCGGATACGGAGAATCAGATTCAATGA
- a CDS encoding SLC13 family permease, giving the protein MADVESLKEPATTKSIIIKFVISLALGILVMLLPRPETLTPEGHRLLALLTFVVFLWVSEAVPIGATALLAGAGLIFLNIQPAQAAWAPFASPAVMFVLMIIMFGVVLNEVGLANRIMYNLLKFAGTRIKRLSLILAVGCTITSSVFHDATITVIMVFAFVPVFMSMGLKPGQGHRLPMFFMLLIPLSASAGGFGTLLGGGRNPLALEVLNKFSGGTISVGFLEYIFIQFPICVVTAVATWAVLWMLLRPEEKELEGVELADPGPMKGAEIGVLVIFIFTFVLWFMGDLTGWHYSVPAAFAILGFCGPGWISFRTICDKFPWESWIVFGAGVSLGVAMLDSGAGRYLAEVCLPLLDGKPEFVVYYGMSFFGSFLSSLMSNSAAVALMLPITLPMAELMEMSPKSVAMMAPMTTSFIMLVIGCPPTIIAYSTGYFSQVDFMKIAIPWCLVLLVVCVISMLIYWPLIGFI; this is encoded by the coding sequence ATGGCTGACGTTGAATCTCTGAAAGAACCGGCAACCACCAAGTCGATCATTATAAAATTTGTCATCTCCCTGGCCCTGGGCATTCTGGTCATGCTCCTGCCCCGGCCGGAAACCCTGACCCCGGAAGGCCATCGGCTTCTGGCTTTGTTGACCTTTGTCGTTTTTCTGTGGGTGAGCGAAGCCGTGCCCATCGGGGCTACGGCCCTGCTGGCCGGGGCCGGACTGATTTTTCTGAACATCCAGCCGGCCCAGGCGGCCTGGGCCCCCTTTGCCAGTCCGGCCGTCATGTTCGTCCTCATGATCATCATGTTCGGGGTGGTGCTCAATGAAGTGGGGTTGGCCAACCGCATCATGTACAATCTGCTCAAATTTGCGGGCACCCGGATCAAACGGCTGAGCCTGATCCTGGCAGTCGGATGCACCATCACATCATCCGTGTTCCATGACGCCACCATCACTGTGATCATGGTATTTGCCTTTGTCCCCGTGTTCATGAGCATGGGCCTGAAACCGGGCCAGGGACACCGGCTGCCCATGTTTTTCATGCTCCTGATCCCTTTGTCAGCCTCTGCCGGCGGATTCGGCACCCTGCTGGGCGGCGGGCGAAACCCCCTGGCTTTGGAAGTGCTGAACAAATTCAGCGGCGGCACCATATCCGTAGGGTTTCTGGAATACATTTTTATCCAGTTTCCCATCTGTGTGGTGACGGCCGTGGCCACCTGGGCCGTGTTATGGATGCTGCTCAGGCCTGAGGAAAAAGAGCTGGAAGGGGTGGAGCTGGCAGATCCCGGCCCCATGAAAGGGGCGGAAATCGGTGTTCTGGTGATTTTTATCTTCACCTTTGTGCTCTGGTTTATGGGAGACCTGACGGGATGGCACTACAGTGTCCCGGCCGCCTTTGCCATCCTGGGATTCTGCGGACCCGGATGGATCTCTTTCAGAACCATCTGTGACAAGTTTCCCTGGGAATCCTGGATCGTATTCGGGGCCGGGGTTTCTTTGGGAGTGGCCATGCTGGACAGCGGGGCCGGCCGTTACCTGGCAGAGGTATGCCTGCCCCTTCTGGACGGCAAGCCGGAATTTGTGGTGTATTACGGCATGAGCTTTTTCGGCTCGTTTCTGTCCAGCCTGATGTCCAACTCGGCGGCCGTGGCATTGATGCTGCCCATCACCCTGCCCATGGCGGAGCTGATGGAGATGTCTCCGAAATCCGTGGCCATGATGGCACCCATGACCACCTCGTTCATCATGCTGGTCATCGGGTGTCCGCCCACCATCATCGCCTACAGCACGGGATATTTTTCCCAGGTGGATTTCATGAAAATTGCCATCCCCTGGTGCCTGGTTCTCCTGGTGGTCTGTGTGATCAGTATGCTGATATACTGGCCACTGATCGGATTTATATAA
- a CDS encoding SLC13 family permease, with product MKKEKKVTGYDKYINWKVFIFPVLALAVLLLIPTPNGMRDVGTQYQVGPKAVVNHLTRELFEVDSVDAAQWQLLTARIMETNLQMGALKKARYLARDLKWCKKNKIDADPKNFDLALNYIKDHVDEDRYLTVMNSALDLRKQGLKYEELTGKDKAAADKGAWHIQVAIAVGAFVVLCFLTECIPLPAVAFCIGLMYVFTGVLSREAVAMLYWSDACWFIMGSLMFAAAFVKTGVDKRVCLAMFKKLAVPNTKWITLIFFIIIAPLAAFISDHALAAMFLPIGMLLYQNSLTDEVPEDKELAKLLMITIAMACNIGGPGAPSGGARNVIMMTYLTDMFGIDIGYFQWVTYAFPFVLVMIPITWFITNLRFRPKIISLAPAMDQLRTEIDKMGSWNRRQIWALVIFVIMVFGWFTEKSFYQMGIYPIRLGIGVIAVAGAIAYIITGVVNWRDYQEKVDWGVVWLYAGAIIFGRTLDSTGAAYWLARSVIDFLSQFGMESGLPLLMVSNGLTSVLTNLMADGPAAASVGPIALNMAGMVHPGTTYLPFMAMATAIASSFAYCLIIGTPPNAIVYASGYLEPKDYLRVGIPMFFVANVVLLLFTGIYWSFRGFGTLPGF from the coding sequence ATGAAAAAAGAAAAAAAAGTGACGGGATATGACAAATATATCAACTGGAAGGTGTTCATCTTTCCGGTCCTGGCATTGGCGGTTCTGCTGCTGATTCCCACCCCGAACGGGATGAGGGATGTGGGCACCCAGTACCAGGTGGGTCCCAAAGCCGTGGTGAACCATCTCACCAGAGAGCTGTTTGAAGTGGACAGTGTGGATGCGGCCCAGTGGCAGCTGCTAACCGCCCGGATCATGGAAACCAACTTGCAGATGGGGGCGTTGAAAAAAGCCCGGTATCTGGCCCGGGATCTGAAATGGTGCAAAAAGAACAAGATCGATGCCGACCCGAAGAATTTTGATCTTGCCTTGAATTACATCAAAGACCATGTGGATGAAGACCGGTATCTGACAGTCATGAACAGTGCCCTGGATCTGAGAAAACAGGGATTGAAATATGAGGAGTTGACAGGAAAGGATAAGGCCGCCGCAGATAAAGGGGCCTGGCATATCCAGGTGGCCATTGCCGTGGGCGCGTTTGTGGTCCTGTGTTTTCTGACCGAATGTATTCCGCTGCCGGCGGTGGCGTTCTGCATCGGCCTGATGTATGTGTTCACCGGGGTCCTGTCCAGAGAAGCCGTGGCCATGCTGTACTGGAGCGATGCCTGCTGGTTTATCATGGGCAGCCTGATGTTTGCCGCCGCATTCGTCAAAACCGGGGTGGACAAGCGGGTGTGCCTGGCCATGTTCAAAAAACTGGCCGTGCCCAACACCAAGTGGATCACCCTGATCTTTTTTATTATCATCGCACCGCTGGCCGCGTTTATTTCCGATCATGCCCTGGCCGCCATGTTCCTGCCCATCGGTATGCTTTTGTATCAGAACAGCCTCACCGACGAGGTGCCCGAGGACAAGGAGCTGGCCAAGCTGTTGATGATCACCATTGCCATGGCCTGTAATATCGGCGGACCCGGAGCCCCTTCCGGCGGTGCCAGAAACGTGATCATGATGACCTATCTCACCGATATGTTCGGTATCGATATCGGATATTTTCAATGGGTGACCTATGCCTTTCCTTTTGTGCTGGTCATGATTCCCATTACCTGGTTTATCACCAACCTGCGGTTCCGGCCCAAAATCATCTCCCTGGCCCCGGCCATGGACCAGTTGAGAACGGAAATCGATAAGATGGGGAGCTGGAACAGGCGGCAGATATGGGCACTGGTCATTTTTGTCATCATGGTGTTCGGGTGGTTTACGGAAAAATCTTTTTATCAGATGGGGATCTATCCCATCCGGCTGGGCATCGGCGTGATTGCTGTGGCCGGTGCCATCGCCTATATTATCACCGGGGTGGTCAACTGGCGGGATTACCAGGAAAAAGTGGACTGGGGTGTGGTGTGGCTGTATGCCGGTGCTATCATCTTCGGCCGGACCCTGGACAGCACCGGGGCCGCCTACTGGCTGGCCCGGTCCGTGATCGATTTTCTGTCCCAGTTCGGCATGGAATCCGGCCTGCCCCTGCTCATGGTCAGCAACGGCCTGACATCGGTACTCACCAACCTCATGGCGGACGGTCCGGCTGCCGCATCTGTAGGGCCCATCGCCCTGAACATGGCGGGCATGGTGCATCCGGGTACCACCTATCTGCCGTTCATGGCCATGGCAACGGCGATTGCGTCCTCTTTTGCCTACTGCCTGATCATCGGGACCCCGCCCAATGCCATCGTATATGCCAGCGGATATCTGGAGCCCAAGGATTACCTGCGGGTGGGCATTCCCATGTTTTTTGTCGCCAATGTGGTGCTGCTGCTGTTTACCGGTATTTACTGGAGTTTCAGGGGATTCGGCACCTTGCCCGGATTCTGA
- a CDS encoding response regulator, with product MEKMKLMLVEDEERYLQTTAKLLKKRRIKVVTAQSGAQALDLLKTHDVHVVILDIKMPGMDGFKTLKAIKTLYPPVEVIFLTGHATMDSAIEGLQSGAFDYVMKPADIDDIVTKAYEAFEKRQRLDEKIRGLTSGSKMDAHNDK from the coding sequence GTGGAAAAAATGAAACTGATGCTGGTGGAGGATGAAGAACGGTATCTTCAGACCACGGCCAAATTGTTAAAAAAAAGGCGGATTAAGGTCGTCACGGCCCAAAGCGGGGCCCAGGCCCTGGATCTGCTCAAAACCCATGATGTCCATGTGGTGATTCTGGATATCAAGATGCCGGGAATGGACGGATTCAAAACCCTTAAGGCCATCAAGACCCTGTATCCGCCCGTGGAGGTGATTTTTCTCACGGGCCATGCCACCATGGATTCGGCCATCGAAGGCCTTCAGTCCGGGGCCTTTGATTACGTGATGAAGCCGGCGGATATCGATGACATTGTGACCAAGGCATATGAGGCGTTTGAAAAAAGACAGCGGCTCGATGAAAAGATCCGGGGGCTGACATCCGGCAGTAAGATGGATGCCCACAATGATAAATAA
- a CDS encoding universal stress protein: MKKIDKILVCVDFSQYTRMTMESALAIARGTQAQIVVFNVINQRDVNSVKMVSQYYPDRLDVETYIQDLKKERLEKLTQLIDSQFSDDKQRMTLNIEVGYPWESIIQAAKTHGADLIVMANKGRGNLARVLFGSAAEKVFRHSPVPVVSVRDPDTFKGRE, encoded by the coding sequence ATGAAAAAAATTGATAAAATTCTGGTTTGTGTGGATTTCTCCCAATATACCCGGATGACAATGGAATCCGCCCTGGCTATTGCCAGAGGCACCCAGGCGCAGATAGTGGTGTTCAATGTCATCAACCAGCGGGATGTAAACAGTGTGAAAATGGTGAGTCAGTATTATCCGGACCGGCTGGATGTGGAAACCTATATACAGGATTTGAAAAAAGAGCGCCTTGAAAAATTGACGCAGCTCATCGACAGCCAGTTTTCGGATGACAAGCAAAGAATGACATTGAACATTGAGGTGGGATACCCATGGGAGAGTATTATCCAGGCCGCCAAAACCCATGGCGCTGATCTCATTGTCATGGCCAACAAGGGCCGGGGCAATCTGGCCCGGGTGCTGTTCGGCAGTGCGGCGGAAAAGGTGTTCCGGCATTCTCCAGTGCCCGTGGTCAGTGTCAGGGATCCGGACACGTTTAAGGGAAGAGAATAA
- a CDS encoding response regulator, protein MVTMIKMRLMLVDDEERFLQTTGKMIRKKGYDVITAVSGEECLEKLTQELVHVIILDVKMPGMDGVETLKKIKQQYPRIEVIMLTGHATADSAVEGLKSGATDYLQKPTSVEDLIAKAEQAFARHLEIEEKIRLAEAFKQSSI, encoded by the coding sequence ATGGTAACCATGATCAAAATGCGGCTCATGCTGGTGGATGATGAAGAACGGTTTCTTCAGACCACCGGCAAAATGATCCGCAAAAAAGGCTATGATGTGATCACTGCGGTCAGTGGTGAAGAATGTCTTGAAAAACTGACACAGGAACTGGTGCATGTCATAATCCTGGATGTCAAAATGCCGGGCATGGACGGGGTGGAAACCCTGAAAAAAATCAAACAACAGTATCCCAGAATCGAGGTAATCATGCTCACGGGTCATGCCACGGCAGACTCGGCCGTGGAGGGGTTGAAATCCGGGGCCACGGATTATCTTCAGAAACCCACCAGCGTGGAAGATTTGATTGCAAAAGCGGAACAGGCCTTTGCCCGGCACCTGGAAATAGAGGAAAAAATCCGGCTGGCCGAAGCGTTCAAGCAGTCCAGTATTTAA